One window of Quercus robur chromosome 5, dhQueRobu3.1, whole genome shotgun sequence genomic DNA carries:
- the LOC126725261 gene encoding probable LRR receptor-like protein kinase At1g51890 — translation MVMMGSFKHFILAFLVGFALIYLIDAQDQTGFISIACGSPANSSFSEPTTGINYVSDAAFIDTGISQQISAVYKDGYQHQVWNLRSFPQGIRNCYNISIVQGTKYLIRGTFLYGNYDGLSKLPQFDIHIGVNM, via the exons ATGGTCATGATGGGGAGCTTCAAACATTTCATCCTTGCATTTCTTGTTGGTTTTGCCCTTATATATCTAATTGATGCTCAGGATCAAACAG GCTTCATAAGCATAGCCTGTGGATCACCAGCCAATTCTAGCTTTTCAGAGCCAACAACAGGCATAAATTACGTTTCGGATGCGGCATTCATAGACACTGGTATAAGTCAACAGATATCAGCTGTATATAAAGATGGCTATCAACATCAAGTATGGAATCTCAGAAGCTTTCCTCAAGGAATCCGAAACTGTTACAACATAAGCATTGTGCAAGGTACTAAGTATCTGATCCGAGGAACTTTCTTATATGGGAATTATGATGGACTAAGTAAGTTACCACAATTCGATATCCATATAGGAGTGAATATGTAG